TCAATATTCTTAATACTTTGTAAGCCATATTTTTTAAAAAATTCAAAAACTTCACCTGAACTGGTTATAAGTGCTGGTAAAAGGCGTATATCCAGTTCTTTATCTTGAAAAGATTTAATTAAAGCCTCAGCAATTTTTAAATCTAAAACTGCTATAGCTTGAAAATTAGTTATTTTTTTCAGAAGCTCGCTCTCAATATTGTAATTAACACTCAAATCATAATCAATTGGCTTTGCTCCTACATCTTTAAAATTAAAATACAATTTATAATCTATAGGTGCTGGCAACAAAATCCTTTTGTCCTGAAGGATACTGCTTTTTTTATAATAAAAGCTGGATATATTTCCAACAATAAATATGCCTGGAGGATTATCATAAAATAATTTGCCTTTTAAATCATTAACCTTATAAGCTATATCAGACAATGTTCCTCTTATTTCAAATTCTTTATCTGTACCTATACTAAATATAAGAGCAACTTTAGTTTGAGGTGAGTAACCTTCATTTATCAAGGAACTGCTAATTTTACCAACAACTTTTACTCCCATAAAAAAAACCAATGGTAAAGTAGATAATTCATTTTTACTGAACTCTGCAGCAGCCCCTTTATGTTTAATGGCAGATAAAACGCAAAAACCTCTATTTACTTCCCTTCGTGTTAGAATAATACCGCTTCTTATAGACAAAGCATTTATAGTACTTATACCGGGCACAATATTAAAATTAATTTTTAAATCTTCCAACACCTTGATTTCCTCAGCAAGTCTGCCAAAAATTGAAGGATCTCCTCCCTTTAGCCTGCCTACTCTAAAACCCATTCGAGCATATGTACTTATTAAATCAGTGATTTTTGATTGATTTAATTTGTGATGTTCACACCTTTTTCCCACATCTACTAAAATCGCATTATCTGGAAGAAAATCCAATAAAGCATGATCCATCAAGTTATCAAAGAGACATACCTCTAAATTTTTTATAGTTTCAATAGCTTCTTGTGTAGCATATTTTTTATCACCTACACCTGCTCCAATAAAATATACGCTTTTTATAAAAAACTGACGCAATAATGTAAAACGTTCATCATTTTTTCTAAATTCAACGCAGGCAAAACCTTCAAACAAAGGTTTTTGCATATCGGCTATGTTAATTTTTTCAGTATAAAATTCATATTTACTATCATATGTAATGTAACCTGGAAGTATAACTGCACTATAATCAGCTATTAATTGATCAATGCTTTTAAACTCCCTAATAAATGAAATGGTTGCATTATTAAATCTTTTTTTACAATAAAGCCATTGGCTATTAGTCACAACACCAATTTTTTCTATATTGGTTTGTTTTGAAATTAAAAGATCAAATTCATTATTTTCGTATAAATTTACAAAAAACCAGTCTAAAAAATCTAACTTAAAATCCAAACAATTTTTTGCATCAATTACTGCACAATCAATAATTTTTTCATGCAAGAAAGAAGCTATTTGTTCCATAGAATTACAATCTTGAAAATCAAAACTGAATTCTAAATACTTACCAAACAAATTTAGTTTTTCTTTAATATAATGAGCTTTAAAAGGATTAGCTAAACTGATTAAACTTTTTAGTTTCATAAAGAAGAATTTAGCATATTATATATTTTTAGTCAAACTAGACCAAAGGCAAAGCCTTTGGTCTATTGTTTATCAGGTGTCAGCCAAACAAATAGCGCAAAGAGCCAACCAACTACTGCACAGCCTATCAAATAGTTAACTAAAGACATACTTGTTCCTCCTTTATTAAAAAGGTCCCTGCATTCCAGCTGGTAAAGACCATAAAATTGCAGGAATGGCAAATGTATACAAAGCTGCAAATGTTACTACCCATCCTACAAGTTTTTCATTCATTTTACCTTGCATTAATAAACCTGCCAAATTCATCGCTACAAACCACACAAAAGCAATTGATGCATGATAAGCCCAGCTAACTTTTAAACCATTTAATAGCCAAAACAATGCATAAGCAAGCGTAAGCCACCCAATCAAAATAGCAATCCCTCCAAGAGATTTTTTAGGTAGTGAAAAAATTTCCAGTATACCCAAAACCATAAAAAAGAAAGCATACATGCCGGCAAGACCTGCAACAAAATTTGTTATTGGCCCAAGTCCTTCATTTGAAATCATTGCTATTAAAAAAGGCCACCACATTACACCAACAACCAAAGTTATCACCCCAACGGTTTTTTCATTTGCTTTTTTTCTTTCAGGATCTAGATGCATAAATCCTTGAGATAATAAAGCAAATGCACCTAAATAAATAATTGGAGCAATCCATTTACCCACTACTGACTGAGCTTGATCAGCAGCATAGGCATGACAAAAAAAGGTCAAAAAAAATAAAAAACACATAACAGATGTTAGAAAACTTTTAGACAATAAACCTTTTTGACTCATATCGAGTCACCTCCTTTAGTTAAAAATTTTTTATTATTTTGTAATTTACATAAGTTACTAATTATATAATTTAGTAATATTTTTTTATTTGTCAAGAAAAAAATTTAATAGTATTTCAATGTCATTATTAGTTTTATTAATTTATATTTTATTGAATTTTCCTTATCATATTTAAACTTTAAATTAAAATTTTTTAAATTTGGACTTTAAACTACATTAAAAAATTATTAAAATAGATTTTACATTATAATAAATTTTTTTTGCATTTTAATCTTGACTTTTTTAGTAATATTTTTTATATTTTAACTATGAATATTATTTCAAGGGAAATTGATTACGCGATAAGGATATTGAGTTTGCTTTCAAATATCGAAAGCGCAACAGTTGAAGAAATTAGCAAGATTTTATATATCCCAAAACCTTTTGCACATAAAATCGTAAATAAGCTTGTTAAAAAAGGTTATCTTGTCTCAATGCAAGGCAGGGGTGGATACATAGGATTCAATAAAGATTTAGATACAAATAAAATAAGTGTACTGGATATAATGAGAGATCTTGATGGCTACAAACACGTAAATTTATGTACAGATGACCCAGGCGCCTGCGAATTAAACCCATACTGTAGTTTCACATATCATTTGCAAAAATTAGAACTTTGCATTAATAAGGCTTTAGATAATTTAAAATTGAAAGATATAATCTTTAGAATTTGAGGAGGTAAGGTTTATGGATGCAGAGTTATTGTCTAGAATACAGTTTGGCGTTACTGCAGGCTTTCACTTTATTTATCCACCGCTTACGATCGGTTTGGGTACACTAATTGCAATTATTGAGTATATGTACCTTAAAACCAACGATGAAATTTACAGAAAAATGGCGGATTTTTGGGCTAAACTTTTTGCTATCAATTTTGTTATTGGCGTAGCATCAGGTATTGTAATGGAGTTTGAGTTTGGTACAAACTGGTCAAATTATGCAAGATTTGTGGGAGATATATTTGGGGCGCCATTGGCTGCTGAAGGTGTTTTTGCATTTTTCTTAGAAAGTACATTTTTAGGTTTATATTTGGTTGGAAAAAATAGATTATCCAGATTTATGAGGTTCTTTTCATTTTTGATGGTTGCTTTCGGCTCAACAC
The sequence above is a segment of the Desulfurella sp. genome. Coding sequences within it:
- a CDS encoding SAM-dependent methyltransferase produces the protein MKLKSLISLANPFKAHYIKEKLNLFGKYLEFSFDFQDCNSMEQIASFLHEKIIDCAVIDAKNCLDFKLDFLDWFFVNLYENNEFDLLISKQTNIEKIGVVTNSQWLYCKKRFNNATISFIREFKSIDQLIADYSAVILPGYITYDSKYEFYTEKINIADMQKPLFEGFACVEFRKNDERFTLLRQFFIKSVYFIGAGVGDKKYATQEAIETIKNLEVCLFDNLMDHALLDFLPDNAILVDVGKRCEHHKLNQSKITDLISTYARMGFRVGRLKGGDPSIFGRLAEEIKVLEDLKINFNIVPGISTINALSIRSGIILTRREVNRGFCVLSAIKHKGAAAEFSKNELSTLPLVFFMGVKVVGKISSSLINEGYSPQTKVALIFSIGTDKEFEIRGTLSDIAYKVNDLKGKLFYDNPPGIFIVGNISSFYYKKSSILQDKRILLPAPIDYKLYFNFKDVGAKPIDYDLSVNYNIESELLKKITNFQAIAVLDLKIAEALIKSFQDKELDIRLLPALITSSGEVFEFFKKYGLQSIKNIDSIRQLEICYVYNYNSNNGFIKKLSKLNNIIKIK
- a CDS encoding cytochrome ubiquinol oxidase subunit I, whose amino-acid sequence is MDAELLSRIQFGVTAGFHFIYPPLTIGLGTLIAIIEYMYLKTNDEIYRKMADFWAKLFAINFVIGVASGIVMEFEFGTNWSNYARFVGDIFGAPLAAEGVFAFFLESTFLGLYLVGKNRLSRFMRFFSFLMVAFGSTLSALWI
- a CDS encoding Rrf2 family transcriptional regulator, whose translation is MNIISREIDYAIRILSLLSNIESATVEEISKILYIPKPFAHKIVNKLVKKGYLVSMQGRGGYIGFNKDLDTNKISVLDIMRDLDGYKHVNLCTDDPGACELNPYCSFTYHLQKLELCINKALDNLKLKDIIFRI
- a CDS encoding AmiS/UreI family transporter; this encodes MSQKGLLSKSFLTSVMCFLFFLTFFCHAYAADQAQSVVGKWIAPIIYLGAFALLSQGFMHLDPERKKANEKTVGVITLVVGVMWWPFLIAMISNEGLGPITNFVAGLAGMYAFFFMVLGILEIFSLPKKSLGGIAILIGWLTLAYALFWLLNGLKVSWAYHASIAFVWFVAMNLAGLLMQGKMNEKLVGWVVTFAALYTFAIPAILWSLPAGMQGPF